One Nicotiana tomentosiformis chromosome 4, ASM39032v3, whole genome shotgun sequence genomic window carries:
- the LOC138909804 gene encoding uncharacterized protein — MPDVDALTRDTDEIRTAIWDESRPTVLAKGMLFTDKTRLRRAAKIYSIKECREITVWESTPDVYKVVCHRWFTGCYWMLRASKKKTGMWKVGKYIGTHTCEMDTFSGNHFNLDVDLISLVLIPHIKASIRYKIKECITSVHQEYGCTITKRKAFLGCKRMFEIVYGNWDKSFAALPNYMAALQHFNPGIVVEWKLERSPGIQEYIFKYVFWAFKPAIDGFLHCRPVIYIDVTHIYGKYDIKLLIAVAVDANGSIIPLDFAICDTESQETWTLFLNHLKEHVVKQRLGICLISDRQGGIICSVENFPVWQEPYAYHHYCVRHLKANFQKEDEAAYRWLMRHKPDKWTLHADGGRRWEILTTNVSESFNGLLKSARGLPITAMVRMSFKQMAERFVERATAATSLMERGLGPTNYVDKQYSVVAYLNTYSGQLQPVGDEHYWPPEPFKMEKLKEEEEEKNRLEEKLKWLGQRILGGSD; from the exons atgccggatgtggatgccctcacaagggatactgacgaaattcggacagcaatATGGGATGAgtctagaccaacggtgctggcaaagggcatgctttttacTGATAAAACGCGCCTAAGAAGGGCGGCGAAAATATAcagcataaaagagtgtcgtgagataacggtatgggagtcaactccggatgtatacaaggttgtttgccatagatggtttacgggttgttATTGGATGTTGCGTGCGAGCAAGAAGAAAACAGGTATGTGGaaagtgggtaaatacattggcacccacacttgtgaaatggacacattcagtgggaatcacttcaacttggatgttgacttgatttctcttgtcctgATTCCACACATtaaagcgtccataaggtacaagatcaaagagtgcattacatctgtccaccaggaatatggatgtaccattaccaaaagaaaggcatttctcgggtgcAAACGtatgtttgaaattgtttatggtaactgggataagtcatttgcagctctacccaattacatggccgcattgcaacactttaaccccgggatcGTTGTTGAATGGAAacttgagcggagtccgggaatacaagaatatatattcaaatacgtgttctgggcatttaaaccagcaattgatggttttctgcattgtcggccggtaatatACATAGACGTCACTCAtatctatggaaagtatgatattaagttgttgatcgctgttgcagtagatgctaatggaagtataatTCCTTTAGATTTTGCTATTTGTGATactgaaagccaagagacgtggacactatttttgaaccacttgaaagagcacgttgtcaaacagcgtttaggtatttgtctaatatctgatcggcaagGTGGTATTATATGTTCTGTAGAGAATTTTCCTGTATGGCAAGAACCATATGCCTACCACcattactgtgtgaggcacctgaaggccaattttcagaag gaagacgaggcagcctatcgttggttgatgcgacataagCCTgataagtggactttgcatgcggatggtggcagaagatgggaAATTCttactacaaatgtgtcagagtctttcaacgggttattgaagtctgcacgagGATTGCCtatcactgccatggtgcgaatgtcattcaagcagatggcggagaggtttgttgaacgGGCTACAGCTGCAAcatcattgatggaaaggg gtttagggccaaccaactacgttgataaacaatatagtgttgttgcatacttaaacacctatagtgggcagttgcagccagtgggtgatgagcattattggccgccggaaccatttaaaatg gagaaactaaaagaggaggaagaagaaaaaaataggctGGAAGAGAAATTAAAGTGGTTGGGGCAGAGAATACTAGGCGGTAGTGACTAA